One Pyrofollis japonicus DNA window includes the following coding sequences:
- a CDS encoding transcriptional regulator, whose amino-acid sequence MSLEETVREKILRLLIEAKRPLTAREIAEMVGLDPYRGEAEVYEHLKHIAKTLRRRYGGRAVLYMIPPRCKDCGYVFKDLKEPRKPSRCPRCKSQRIEPPKFYIETE is encoded by the coding sequence ATGAGCCTAGAAGAAACCGTTAGAGAGAAAATACTTAGACTACTCATAGAGGCCAAGCGCCCCCTTACTGCAAGAGAAATCGCTGAAATGGTTGGACTTGACCCTTATAGGGGGGAAGCTGAGGTTTACGAGCACCTAAAGCATATTGCAAAGACTCTTCGCAGAAGATATGGTGGACGGGCTGTTCTCTACATGATTCCCCCACGGTGTAAAGACTGCGGGTATGTCTTCAAAGACCTAAAGGAGCCTCGCAAGCCGAGTCGTTGTCCTCGCTGCAAGAGCCAAAGAATAGAGCCGCCAAAATTCTATATAGAGACCGAGTAG